The DNA sequence GAATCAGCTTCGATTCAAACTCACCCGACTTCGAGTTCTGGATGGTCCGAAACCCCTCTTTTCCGGAGCCCAATCTCTTATCGGCTGACGAGCTTATCGTAGATGGCTTTCTACTCCCTCTTCACCTTCTTTCCCACCAACACAAAGATCCACCTTCTGAATCCGAACCCCATCTTCCCCAACCAGAACCagctcctcctcctcctccgaaacccgaacccgaatccggacccggacccggacccaagaTTTCTTCCGCCGAATCGGCTGTTCCTTTGAGCGCGTCGAAGCGGTGGagagatatttttaagaaaagCACCAAAAGTGAATCAGAAGAtagtaatattaataataataataataatagtaataaggaTAAAGATAGTAAAGATTGTAATAAGGAAAAGAAGAAGGAGCGGAAGACCGGAACCGGAACGAGTTCCGCCGCCGAGTTGAACATCAATATATGGCCTTTCTCCCGGAGTAGATCCGCCGGTAATGCTTATACCCGACCCAAGACAATGTTTGGAGCTCCCGGTTCACGCAAGGTAAATAGCGCACCCTGTTCCCGGAGCAACTCCGCCGGCGAGTCAAAGTCCAGAAAATGGCCGAGCAGTCCAAGTCGTGCCGGAGTTCATTTGGGCCGGAGCAGCCCAGTTTGGCAAGTTAGGCGTGGTGGTGGAGCCGGAGCCGGAACTCCTGGCGGTGGTATTGGTAGAACCGTTGAGCCTTTGGTACGGAATGGGGAAAAGGGAGCGAAAAAAGAAGTATCCGAAATTCGCCGGAGTAAAGGCGTAGCAGCTTCCTCCGATGCCGGTGCTGGTGGTGCTACGAAAGCTAAAGTGTTGAATATTAATGTTCCGATGTGTATTGGGTATAGAAATCATTTGAGTTGTAGAAGTAATGAGAATAGTGCTTTGATGAGTGTTGGCACTAGTGATGGTGCT is a window from the Cannabis sativa cultivar Pink pepper isolate KNU-18-1 chromosome 1, ASM2916894v1, whole genome shotgun sequence genome containing:
- the LOC115707404 gene encoding uncharacterized protein LOC115707404 yields the protein MDSPIIIPEAQTLTPSNSVRRRGISFDSNSPDFEFWMVRNPSFPEPNLLSADELIVDGFLLPLHLLSHQHKDPPSESEPHLPQPEPAPPPPPKPEPESGPGPGPKISSAESAVPLSASKRWRDIFKKSTKSESEDSNINNNNNNSNKDKDSKDCNKEKKKERKTGTGTSSAAELNINIWPFSRSRSAGNAYTRPKTMFGAPGSRKVNSAPCSRSNSAGESKSRKWPSSPSRAGVHLGRSSPVWQVRRGGGAGAGTPGGGIGRTVEPLVRNGEKGAKKEVSEIRRSKGVAASSDAGAGGATKAKVLNINVPMCIGYRNHLSCRSNENSALMSVGTSDGAVTGSEGGGINGRNRSSGQVGGGGGGRGGGVSSVGNGGNLFNLRSLFTKKVY